AAAGAATTTCTTTTGGAATCTGATGGAATAAgtctggaagaagagaaagggttTGAAAACACAGTAAGATTAATTTGTAGAGATtgggaggggacaggaagggTACTCTTCCAAATGtgaaactgtttttttgttttttttttttttaagattttatttatttatttgacagagagaaattacaagtacactgagaggtaggcagagagagagagaaggaaccaggctccctgctgagcagagagcccgatgcgggactcgatcccaggaccctgagatcacgacccgagccgaaggcagcggcccaacccactgagccacccaggcgcccgtgaaactgttttttaaaaagacaaattcaaATGCAAACAATAGCATGTGATGACTATGTAGAGAATGTATTaacaaaactggaagaaaagaatTCTAGGTCTTGAAatccattttcttaatttttctttcccaaacagaaatgagtaaaaaatatatagatttctGTGGATGATGTTAAGAGTTCAAAGTGCAGACTAAGCCCTGTGGTCTCAGGGCCAGTTCTGAGGTGATGGTAAGTAGTCTGCAGGGCTGCTGCTTACCTCACTGGTCACTTTGGGTATGGATACAAGATGGGAAAACTTTATGCCTCCCAGGTGTGAGTTACCCGGGTCATGGCAGGGAATTAATAAATAAGGGAACATACTGGTTAACTAAAGAGGCCTGTGAATATTCAAGTAAGCCTGTGGCTCTGATTTGCTAATGTCAAAgtcaaatagaaaaatgtttatcCAAATTTCCACATACTGATACTGTAAACAATAAATGACTGACttcctaaaaggaaaaagaaagaatcctttCTTTTGTCTCTAATGTCAATATTCACAAAAACTTCTAGATTCTCTTCATTACAGCTCTGAATGGTCTAcacttttgctttcatttcagcATCCTTAGACAATGAGAAAATTTCTTAGCACTCTACTCATTAAGAAATTCCTTTGGTTAATATTGAACACAGCTCTGAATTTATAAAGCTGCTTATCCATAACATGAAACAAGAAAGACTGCCAAATCCTCTCCTTGCATATTTACTATTATTTCAGGGGCTTGACAATCCCAGTATCTGTCCAGGAATTAAGCATGACCATCACACACTGTTTAAACACTTTCTTCAAAATGTCTCCCCCATACGTGAAACAGGACATCAGCTCTGTGATCCAGACATTTATACTTTTGACCAGAGGTAAGGCGGCTTTACCTCCTGCTTCTTAGCCAAGCTGTAGCCTCTCACAGCTTTGTATCCCCACATCATGATTGTGGCCCTGGGCAATCTACTTTCCCAGAATCTGATTTCTGATGTGCACTAAGCTGTGGCCTCCAGTTTAAGGCCTTCCTAAAGTCACTGCCCTTATAAGGTTTCTGTTTAGCATGAATTTTCTGGTGCTTAATAAGATTTGATCTGATGGTGAAGGCTTTTCCACACTCAGCACATATAAATGGTTTCTCCCCTGTGTGAATTCGATGATGTTCATGGAGCTGTGATTTCTTAATGAAGGCCTTCCCACAGTCACtgcattcatagggtttctctccagtatgaattctcctATGCCGATTTAAATGTGATTTCTGGATGAAGGACTTCCCACATTCTGTACAAAtataaggtttctctcctgtatgaATTCTCTGGTGCATAATTAGTGTTGATTTTCTTGCAAAGGCTTTCCCACAATCATGACATTCATAGTGTCTCTCTCCGGTATGAGACTGCTGATGTATGTGGAGGCCCGACTTCCGAGTGAAGGCTTTTCCACAGTCACTACATTTATAAGGTTTCTCCCCAGTATGAATTTTCTGGTGTGTAAAGAGGTTTGATCTGTCAGTGAAGGCCTTTCCACACTCAGCACATCTgtagggtttctctcctgtgtgaattTGCTGATGGACATGGAGCTGTGACTTCTTCGTGAAGGATTTCCCACAATCGCTGcattcataaggtttctctccagtatgaattctctcaTGGGTAATAAAATGTGATTTGTGGaagaaggccttcccacattcagTGCAAACATAGGGTTTTTCTCCTCTGTGAATTCTCTGATGCATACTTAGTGTTGACTTCTGgatgaaggctttcccacactcaCCGCATTCATAATGTCTCTCTCCGGTATGGCATTTCTGATGTATCCTGAGCCGTGACTTCCAGGTGAATGACTTTCCACAATCACTGcatttatagggtttctctccagtatgaatttttTGGTGTTTAATTAGATTTGACCTGTCAGTAAAGGCCTTCGCACATTCAGTACATATGTAAGgtctctctccagtatgaattttcTGGTGTATAATGAGATTTGTCTTGTGAGTGAAGACCTTCCCACATTCTGTACATATAAAGGGATTCTCTCCTGTGTGAATCCGCTGATGCACATGCAGTTGTGACTTCTTTATAAAGGACTTTCCACAGTCACtacattcataaggtttctctccagtatgaattctctcaTGGGTAATAAAATGTGACTTCCGgataaaggctttcccacattcggTACAAACATAGGGTTTTTCTCCTGTATGAATTTTCTGATGCATACTTAGAGTTGATTTCCTTgtgaaggcttttccacattcagTACATTCAAAGTGTTTCTCTCCACTATGGACTTTTTTATGTACATTGGGATTTGAATTCTGAGAGACATTTTTCCCACATTCACGATATTCACAGGGTTTTTCTCCTATATGAATTCCCTGGCATCTGAGTGGATCTGACTTCTGGATAAAGGCTTTTCCATATTCACTGCATTTATAATTATTCTCCTCGGTGTGAGTTTTCTCATGATTTGGCTTAAGGGACAAGTCCTTCTCATACTCAGTGCGTGTGCAGGGTTTCCCTCCTACAGAAGCCTTCTGAGGTACAGCAAGTTGGGGCTTCTGAGTGAAGACTGTCTCACATTTGCTGCATTCATGCTGTTTCTCTTCAGTATAAATACTTTGATCTGCAAAGAGGTGTGgcttctggatgaaaatttttacataatcagaaaataaattgagCTTCTCTTCAGTATGAATTTTTTGATGCTGAATGAGAGCTCGCTTATGACTCAGAAGTTTCTTACACTGGTTATATTCACAAGCATTCATTTCTGTATGAGAATTTATATGAGTGAAAATATGGCCATAGCCAATAATCTTATCAAGATTTTCTGTTGCATTGTTTCTATAATCACATAAGCTTATAATAGGCTTCAAACTCCTTCCAAACGATTCATAGTTCTGGAGTCTTTTTCTTGCTGTATTTACATGGCCAATTTTCCCAATATCCTTATACTCACAGTCTCTCTCATTAAATAGTGTTCCCTTGTTGATAAAGGGAACTTGTGTTACATTTGTGTTCTGGTTTTCCTCACATCTCCCTGTCTGTTTGCCATCTTGCCACAATTCTTCTAAAATGGAATATGGGTCATCTCTTGTGAAGAGATTAATTCTCTCAAACTGGACTGAAACTTCTTTAGACATTCCCTGCTGTGAAGTCTCAAAACCAATATCCCCacctaaaaaagaaggaaaaaacaaaacaccaaagaaCAGTTAAGAGAACATAGAAGGGCCAATATATACAGTTGACTTAGGGTGATTACAGAGAAGTGTGAGATAaagtgttatataaatataacaaatatatgtaaaaatatatatgagtagtaatagatttatatataatatatggcaATAATACAAATACTTGTTTTGTATTTAGTAAATAATAAGCAGTAGCATGTAgatgtgccaggcattgtcctAAGTTCTGTAACTAACTTAGTTAGGCATCACAACCCACTGCTCTTGGTATCATTATTgcctctattttacagatgaggaaactgagccacaGAAGAGTCAGGTGTTTGCCCAAACCAAACGATCAGTAATTGGAGGAGATTCAAAGTGAAGCCACATCAGCTCTATGTATGTAGCAGAACTACATACAGTAAGCTGTCAGAGGAACAAAGTGACGAACTGCGTAGCTTAAAAGAAGTATCTGTGTCTATATCCTTGTCatccttattattctttttaaaccttcatccACTAATCTCTCTACATTCTCCTTCCCTGTTAATCACTCTGTCCTAAATACCCATGTATTTATGTAgagtaaaactatttttttaaagatttatttatttatttcagacagggagaggaagaaagcacgcatgtgagcaggggtgaggggaggaacagaaggggagggaaagggtcaagcagactccatgctgagcgcagagcccgaagcgggactcgatctcatgaccccagatcatgacctaagctgaaatcaagagtcagacgcttaaccaactgagccacccaggtgcccctagagtaaAACTACTGTAGCTTCATTCATTCTGACTTAGCCAAATGGCAAAAAAACACCTATGATTCAATTCTTTATTCTGGTTTGGGGTGCAGAGATAGATGTACTCAACAGGAGGCATGTAACAGGAGAAAGGAGCAGCTGTCTGAAGCAGGGCCTAAAAGCCTTCCATCAGaacctctcctctcccttcagcAGTAAGAAGCTTGTAGCCAAGTTCATGGCTGCCCCCGAACAACAGCCTCATTTATGGTGAGGTAAAGCCAAGTAATTCAGTGCTTATCAGTCAAATGggagtaaaaattattttgtgtgaCAAAGCCCATATCCTAAGGATATGCCTAAGAATGTAGGCATGTCTCCACAAccctcttctcttcccactgGCTATATTCCAGACTGGTGGCACCCGGCTCTGTGGCTGGTAATGCCCTAGGCACAGGCTGGAAAACTATGACCCTCAGACTAAATCCAGGCCTCCACTCAAAAGCTAGAAATGGATTTTAAGTTTTTgagtggtcaaaaaaaaaaaaatcaaaagagtaaTTACAtgacacatgaaaaataaatgaaattcaaatttctgtGTGCATGAAGTTTTTATTGGAACAGAGAGATACTCATTCATTGATGTAGTGCCTCTAGCTGCTTTGGGGCTAAAACAGTGAAACTGAATAGTAATGAAAGCAATCACATGgttcacaaagcctaaaataatgACTTCTGGGCCTTTTCAGGAAATGTTTGCCAACCGCAGCTCTAGGGGATGGCTGTGCAATGACTTGGGAACTGTTACATGATGCCGGGTCAATATTTATGTTCTCTGAGTCACTGCCTTGGGGTCTATTAGTGACAAGAGCTTGCTTTCTCCGATACACCATTCTTGCCTAGAATAAGAGAATTAATAGTCCAAATTCTGGAAGAGTATATAAGACATAGTagattctcagtaaatatttaccaaaaaaatagatACTATTAACTTATTCGACTAGAGTTCTTGAATACAGACGTAGTCTAACCTCATATCCATTTCATTCTGCCTCCAGGGCCTTGTCATGCTCCCAGACATATTCTTTAGATGCTACGTTACAATTTTACTCACACACATTAACAGCTTTTATTATTCCTGAGAGCATCTAATACTAGATCTTTTGCAATCTTTCAGTTTCTTTAGCTTACAAGCCATTGAAACATCCGACAACATTTACATTACCACCAACAATGTCAGTGTAAAAATCTGTTCCTGTGcttaaaagtttaaatatatgCAATTCCTGTCACTACACACTCAAATGCTCATTCAGTAAAATACAGGGCCATAATTTCAGgccaataaaatgtatatatgtacgcTATCTTTCCACTAGTCACTCAAGTCTTTTTTATTACTAAATCCAAACATATACAGTTGATCATTGAACAACACAAGTTTGCACTGCATGGGGCCACTtagatgtggatttttttcaataaacagtaTAGTACCgtaaatttattttccttatgattttcttaatgacattttcttttctctagcttactttgtcATAAGAATACTGTATGTAATATACCTAACATAAAAAAACAC
This is a stretch of genomic DNA from Mustela lutreola isolate mMusLut2 chromosome 12, mMusLut2.pri, whole genome shotgun sequence. It encodes these proteins:
- the ZNF484 gene encoding zinc finger protein 484, which translates into the protein MDHFKISTSFPEKPEMTKSLGSVSFKDVTVDFSKEEWQQLNLAQKSLYRDVMLENYFNLISVGCQVPKQEVIFSLEQEKPRMLDGETSSHSALGGDIGFETSQQGMSKEVSVQFERINLFTRDDPYSILEELWQDGKQTGRCEENQNTNVTQVPFINKGTLFNERDCEYKDIGKIGHVNTARKRLQNYESFGRSLKPIISLCDYRNNATENLDKIIGYGHIFTHINSHTEMNACEYNQCKKLLSHKRALIQHQKIHTEEKLNLFSDYVKIFIQKPHLFADQSIYTEEKQHECSKCETVFTQKPQLAVPQKASVGGKPCTRTEYEKDLSLKPNHEKTHTEENNYKCSEYGKAFIQKSDPLRCQGIHIGEKPCEYRECGKNVSQNSNPNVHKKVHSGEKHFECTECGKAFTRKSTLSMHQKIHTGEKPYVCTECGKAFIRKSHFITHERIHTGEKPYECSDCGKSFIKKSQLHVHQRIHTGENPFICTECGKVFTHKTNLIIHQKIHTGERPYICTECAKAFTDRSNLIKHQKIHTGEKPYKCSDCGKSFTWKSRLRIHQKCHTGERHYECGECGKAFIQKSTLSMHQRIHRGEKPYVCTECGKAFFHKSHFITHERIHTGEKPYECSDCGKSFTKKSQLHVHQQIHTGEKPYRCAECGKAFTDRSNLFTHQKIHTGEKPYKCSDCGKAFTRKSGLHIHQQSHTGERHYECHDCGKAFARKSTLIMHQRIHTGEKPYICTECGKSFIQKSHLNRHRRIHTGEKPYECSDCGKAFIKKSQLHEHHRIHTGEKPFICAECGKAFTIRSNLIKHQKIHAKQKPYKGSDFRKALNWRPQLSAHQKSDSGKVDCPGPQS